The following proteins are co-located in the Silene latifolia isolate original U9 population chromosome 1, ASM4854445v1, whole genome shotgun sequence genome:
- the LOC141648211 gene encoding uncharacterized protein LOC141648211, giving the protein MIIASWNIRGFNKAVKQVEVVKYLSENKVDILGLLETRVKKNKANRILRNKFRNFDSYCNYQSHDNGRIWLLWNPSTTDITILEEHDQVIHCSVKHLATGREFHLSLVYGSNNATVKHRLWHSLRQAADAATPWAAMGDFNVIRYLHEKVSHISPVLSELVYFNECLLHCGLDEINGSGCEYTWYNKQDAQTRVYTKLDRVLVNDKRKELFVNTSAQFMDPGVSNHSPVLLRFHGDIRPPRRFKFLNCWVDHPDFHKTIAEAWACDVAGNSIFRLMGKLKAVKKKLKLLHSTSFSNITERVKVKQAELAHCYQALQADPHSPALVQKEQAASADFWKLKKIEMSIQSQRAKIQDVKHNDTSTRFFFQKIKERHHQQLIGAIHDAQGHFHQGITKVGGAFVEFYQGLLGSTKVVAPIDPDIFTKGARVDPTDCAKLTSPITRS; this is encoded by the coding sequence ATGATTATAGCTTCTTGGAACATTAGAGGTTTTAATAAAGCTGTCAAGCAAGTAGAGGTTGTTAAATATTTGTCTGAAAATAAAGTGGACATCCTGGGTTTGCTAGAAACTAGGGTCAAAAAGAATAAAGCCAATAGAATTCTTAGGAATAAGTTTAGGAACTTTGATTCCTACTGCAACTATCAATCTCATGACAATGGTAGGATTTGGTTACTTTGGAATCCTTCAACAACTGATATAACTATCTTAGAGGAGCATGATCAAGTCATCCATTGCTCTGTTAAGCACCTGGCCACTGGTAGGGAGTTCCATTTGTCCCTTGTGTATGGCAGCAATAATGCTACTGTCAAGCACAGGCTTTGGCATTCCCTTAGGCAGGCTGCTGATGCTGCCACTCCATGGGCTGCCATGGGAGATTTTAATGTCATCAGATACTTGCATGAGAAGGTTAGCCATATCTCTCCTGTGCTGTCAGAGCTTGTTTATTTCAATGAATGTTTATTACACTGTGGCCTGGATGAGATAAATGGGTCAGGTTGTGAGTATACCTGGTATAATAAGCAGGATGCTCAAACTAGAGTCTACACTAAACTGGATAGGGTTCTTGTCAATGACAAAAGGAAGGAGCTTTTTGTAAATACTTCTGCTCAGTTCATGGATCCAGGGGTCTCTAATCATAGTCCTGTTTTGCTGAGGTTTCATGGGGACATCAGGCCTCCTAGGAGATTTAAATTTCTCAATTGCTGGGTGGACCATCCTGACTTCCATAAAACTATAGCAGAAGCTTGGGCCTGTGATGTTGCTGGGAACTCTATATTTAGGTTGATGGGGAAGCTCAAAGCTGTCAAGAAGAAGTTAAAGTTGCTCCATAGTACTAGTTTTTCTAATATCACTGAGAGAGTTAAAGTGAAGCAAGCTGAACTTGCCCACTGCTATCAGGCCCTACAAGCTGATCCTCATTCTCCTGCCCTGGTTCAAAAAGAGCAAGCAGCCTCTGCTGATTTTTGGAAGCTCAAGAAGATTGAAATGAGCATTCAATCTCAAAGAGCTAAAATCCAAGATGTGAAGCATAATGATACTAGCACTAGGTTCTTCTTTCAGAAAATTAAAGAACGACACCACCAACAACTTATTGGGGCAATTCATGATGCCCAAGGGCACTTTCATCAGGGGATAACTAAGGTGGGGGGAGCTTTTGTTGAGTTTTATCAAGGTCTGCTGGGTTCTACTAAGGTAGTTGCTCCCATTGACCCTGATATTTTTACTAAGGGTGCTCGTGTGGACCCCACTGATTGTGCCAAGCTTACATCTCCAATTACTAGATCTTAG